A single Antechinus flavipes isolate AdamAnt ecotype Samford, QLD, Australia chromosome 5, AdamAnt_v2, whole genome shotgun sequence DNA region contains:
- the CD63 gene encoding CD63 antigen, with translation MAVEGGMKCVKFLLYVLVLAFWACSVGLIAVGVAVQFTMNRYIPIGSTTGSVVPVVIIAVGSFLFLVAFLGFCATCKENYCLMTTFAILLSLIVLVEIAAAIAGYIFREKVKSEFEKGFREEMKKYGKSNITSQFLDTLQKEFTCCGAANYTDWEQVPEMAKNRVPDSCCKNVTQGCGTGFKPMDLNEEGCVEKIGNWLKQKALVLAGAALGITFVEILGVIFACCLMKNIRSGYEVM, from the exons ATGGCAGTAGAAGGAGGAATGAAATGTGTCAAGTTTCTGCTCTATGTCTTAGTGTTGGCCTTTTGG GCCTGCTCGGTGGGGCTGATTGCAGTGGGAGTGGCAGTCCAATTCACCATGAACCGATACATACCCATAGGGTCCACTACTGGCTCTGTGGTGCCTGTTGTCATCATAGCTGTGGGTAGTTTCCTCTTCCTTGTGGCCTTCTTGGGCTTTTGTGCTACCTGTAAGGAGAATTACTGTCTTATGACCACG tttgccatccttctctccctcatcGTCCTAGTAGAGATAGCTGCAGCTATTGCTGGATATATCTTCAGGGAAAAG GTGAAGTCAGAGTTTGAAAAAGGCTTCcgggaagaaatgaagaaatatgggaaaagtAATATCACATCACAGTTCTTGGATACATTGCAAAAAGAA TTTACATGCTGTGGGGCAGCGAACTACACAGATTGGGAGCAAGTACCCGAAATGGCCAAAAACAGGGTTCCTGACTCTTGTTGCAAAAATGTCACCCAAGGCTGTGGAACTGGCTTCAAACCTATGGATCTTAATGAGGAA GGCTGTGTGGAGAAGATAGGAAATTGGCTGAAGCAGAAAGCTTTGGTGCTGGCGGGTGCAGCACTGGGCATCACATTTGTAGAG ATTCTGGGAGTTATCTTTGCTTGCTGCCTCATGAAGAATATCAGAAGTGGTTATGAGGTGATGTAG
- the RDH5 gene encoding retinol dehydrogenase 5, giving the protein MWLLLLLGTLLWGVLWFLRDRMVLPPSDAFVFITGCDSGFGRHLALRLDRRGFRVLAACLTPTGAENLKRAASPRLRTTLLDVTDPQNIQQVAEWVGTLVGERGLFGLVNNAGITGIIGPTPWLNLEDYRKVLEVNTLGPIGVTLALLPLLQQSRGRIVNISSVLGRLAANGGGYCVSKYGVEAFSDSLRRDIAHFGVRVSIVEPGFFRTAVTDLESVEGILQASWNRLSPATRASYGENFLSKYLKAQRLIINLICDGDLGKVSGCLEHALTARYPRTRYSPGWDAKLLWLPASYLPASLIDAILTFVLPKPAQSVC; this is encoded by the exons ATGTGGCTGCTCCTGCTTCTTGGTACCCTGCTTTGGGGAGTACTGTGGTTCCTCCGAGACCGGATGGTGCTCCCTCCCAGCGATGCCTTTGTGTTCATCACCGGCTGTGACTCGGGCTTCGGCCGGCACCTGGCGCTGCGGCTGGACAGGCGAGGCTTCCGAGTTTTGGCCGCTTGCCTGACGCCCACGGGGGCTGAAAACTTGAAGCGGGCTGCTTCTCCTCGACTCCGCACCACACTCCTGGATGTCACTGACCCCCAAAATATCCAGCAGGTGGCTGAGTGGGTGGGGACACTCGTGGGAGAGAGAG GGCTCTTTGGGCTGGTGAATAACGCAGGTATCACTGGGATCATCGGTCCTACCCCATGGCTGAATCTGGAGGATTACCGGAAGGTGCTGGAAGTGAACACACTGGGTCCCATCGGAGTTACCCTCGCCCTCCTACCTTTGCTACAACAGTCACGGGGCCGAATCGTCAACATCAGCAGCGTCCTGGGCCGTCTGGCTGCCAATGGGGGCGGCTACTGTGTCTCCAAATATGGTGTGGAGGCCTTTTCTGACAGCCTACG ACGGGACATAGCCCACTTTGGAGTCCGGGTCTCTATCGTGGAGCCAGGCTTCTTCCGCACAGCAGTGACCGACTTGGAGAGTGTAGAGGGGATACTTCAGGCCTCCTGGAACCGGTTATCCCCTGCCACCCGTGCCAGCTATGGGGAAAACTTCCTCTCCAAGT ACCTGAAGGCACAACGGCTCATCATAAACCTGATCTGTGATGGAGACTTGGGCAAGGTGAGCGGCTGCCTGGAGCACGCGCTGACTGCCCGCTATCCCCGCACAAGATACAGCCCCGGATGGGATGCCAAGTTACTCTGGCTGCCTGCCTCCTATCTACCTGCCAGCCTGATAGACGCTATACTCACTTTTGTTCTTCCTAAACCTGCCCAGTCGGTCTGCTGA